One window from the genome of Pseudomonas fluorescens encodes:
- a CDS encoding ABC transporter substrate-binding protein — protein sequence MKQLFLASLLGSTIAMCTAAMAADTDLKTLEAAAKAEGAVNSVGMPDDWANWKGTWDDLAKVYGLKHIDTDMSSAQEIAKFAAEKDNASADIGDVGAAFGPIAVKQGVVQPYKPSTWEQVPAWAKDKDGNWALAYTGTIAFIVNKKLLHGSEVPTKWADLKTGKYKVSIGDVSTAAQAANGVLAAALANGGDEKNLQPALLMFAEIAKQGRLSMANPTIATMEKGEVEVGVVWDFNGLSYKAKMANPDDYVVLIPSDGSVISGYTTIINKYAKHPNAAKLAREYIFSDAGQINLAKGNARPIRAEHLKLPEEVQAKLLPNEQYKGVTPIKDADAWEKTSKALPQAWNEQVIVEMK from the coding sequence ATGAAACAGCTTTTCCTGGCATCACTGTTAGGCTCGACCATTGCCATGTGCACCGCCGCCATGGCCGCTGACACCGATCTGAAAACGTTGGAAGCCGCTGCGAAAGCGGAAGGCGCCGTCAACAGTGTCGGCATGCCCGATGACTGGGCAAACTGGAAAGGCACCTGGGACGACCTGGCCAAGGTCTACGGCTTGAAACACATCGACACCGACATGAGCTCGGCCCAGGAAATCGCCAAGTTCGCCGCCGAAAAAGACAACGCCAGTGCCGACATCGGCGACGTCGGAGCGGCGTTCGGTCCGATCGCGGTCAAGCAGGGCGTGGTCCAGCCCTACAAGCCAAGCACCTGGGAACAAGTGCCCGCCTGGGCCAAGGACAAGGACGGCAACTGGGCATTGGCCTACACCGGCACCATCGCCTTCATCGTCAACAAGAAGCTGCTGCACGGTTCCGAAGTGCCGACCAAATGGGCTGACCTGAAGACCGGCAAATACAAAGTCTCCATCGGTGACGTGAGCACCGCGGCCCAGGCCGCCAACGGCGTGCTGGCGGCGGCCCTGGCCAACGGCGGCGACGAGAAGAACCTCCAGCCGGCCCTGTTGATGTTTGCCGAAATCGCCAAGCAAGGGCGCCTGTCCATGGCCAACCCAACCATCGCCACGATGGAAAAAGGTGAAGTCGAAGTCGGTGTGGTCTGGGACTTCAACGGCCTGAGCTACAAGGCCAAGATGGCCAACCCGGATGATTACGTCGTGCTGATTCCGTCCGACGGCTCGGTCATCTCCGGCTACACCACCATCATCAACAAATACGCCAAGCACCCGAACGCCGCCAAGCTGGCCCGCGAGTACATCTTCAGCGACGCCGGCCAGATCAACCTGGCCAAGGGCAACGCCCGTCCGATCCGCGCCGAGCATCTGAAACTGCCGGAAGAGGTCCAGGCCAAGCTGCTGCCGAACGAGCAATACAAAGGCGTGACCCCGATCAAGGATGCGGATGCGTGGGAGAAGACTTCCAAGGCACTGCCGCAGGCGTGGAATGAACAAGTCATCGTCGAGATGAAGTGA
- a CDS encoding UTRA domain-containing protein, with translation MRIDATKAVTAIGQVLQEQLDHGLLAPGSKLPAERKLSELFGTTRITVREALLQLEAQGQIYREERRGWFVSPPRLAYNLMQRSHFHAMVAAQGRVPSTQVISARLQPASAAVCAWLQLPALSSVIQICRVRRIDERLVLYVEHYLNPQYFPDILEFDLNQSITELYARHYDLHYGRVKFEIVPTSLQPEAAAALRVSVGSPGLRIARVNYDQHQRLIDCDLEFWRHDAIHVGVDVPEQPPA, from the coding sequence ATGCGCATCGATGCAACCAAAGCGGTGACAGCCATCGGACAGGTCCTGCAAGAGCAACTCGACCACGGATTGCTGGCGCCCGGCAGCAAGTTGCCGGCCGAGCGCAAGCTCAGTGAATTGTTCGGGACCACGCGGATCACCGTGCGCGAGGCGTTGTTGCAGCTCGAAGCCCAGGGGCAGATCTATCGGGAGGAGCGCCGCGGCTGGTTCGTCTCGCCGCCGCGCCTGGCCTACAACCTGATGCAGCGCAGCCATTTCCACGCCATGGTTGCGGCCCAGGGGCGTGTGCCTTCTACCCAAGTGATCTCGGCGCGCCTGCAACCGGCTTCGGCGGCTGTGTGTGCCTGGTTGCAACTGCCGGCGCTGTCCAGCGTGATCCAGATCTGCCGCGTGCGTCGTATCGACGAGCGCCTGGTGCTCTACGTCGAACACTACCTGAACCCACAGTATTTTCCGGACATCCTCGAGTTCGATCTCAACCAGTCCATCACCGAGTTGTACGCCCGCCATTACGACCTGCACTACGGCCGGGTGAAGTTCGAAATCGTGCCCACCTCTTTACAGCCGGAGGCGGCAGCGGCGTTGAGGGTTTCGGTGGGCAGCCCCGGGCTTCGCATCGCACGGGTCAACTATGACCAGCACCAGCGGCTGATCGACTGCGACCTGGAGTTCTGGCGACACGACGCGATCCATGTCGGGGTGGATGTGCCCGAGCAACCGCCCGCTTGA